One Dictyostelium discoideum AX4 chromosome 3 chromosome, whole genome shotgun sequence genomic region harbors:
- the fam63B gene encoding DUF544 family protein, with product MATLTTPYGESSGSGSGSGSGSGSGSGSGSGSGSGSNNINNNYLYPTTTTTTTTTTTANTSSGSSSAMGSSRGSNTSSPNTNTSSNNNNNNNNNNNNNNNNNSSININKSNNTGSTNNNNNNNNKNNNNNNSNSEENSFKVKKIMYNGKNRCILTQKDNGPCPLIAILNVLSLRGDLEINDSIPLITHDGLLETIGSHLFETKKNYEDSIEQFNYEIKINDSINALPSMISGLNLDVKFTGIKDFDSSCDMSIFQILNIELVHGWLVEPQDVELASIIGDLTYNQLTEKICNPKLEEDFLNDIDLTKMDINSNNNNNNNNNNNNNNNNNNINNLNGKNNLRNLYTDSVKYKNNPIKSSGEDLFCQYKIKQFLNDTSSQLSYHGLYELHSNLKDNELVIFFRNNHFNTLLKKNQTLYMLITDEGYINEPIIWEKLEQIDGDTEYVKSDFTKYVKEDLYSNYDNINEICEGINSNNNSNSNSNNNINNNNISSAHNNVNTEAMTDEELAHYLSSQENAQNLDSDFVVALQLQNQENSRAGYRKQSKQKEKKENSPTQKKESKMCKTQ from the exons ATGGCAACATTAACAACTCCATATGGAGAGAGTAGTGGAAGTGGAAGTGGAAGTGGAAGTGGAAGTGGAAGTGGAAGTGGAAGTGGAAGTGGAAGTGGGAGTGgaagtaataatataaacaataattatttatacccaacaactaccacaacaacaacaactacaactaccgCAAACACATCATCTGGATCATCATCTGCAATGGGAAGCAGCAGAGGAAGTAATACATCTTcaccaaatacaaatacaagcagtaataataataataataataataataataataataataataataataataatagttctattaatataaataagaGTAATAATACTGGTAGcaccaacaataataataataataataataaaaataataataataacaatagtaatagtgaagaaaattcatttaaagttAAAAAGATAATGTATAATGGAAAGAATAGATGCATTCTTACACAAAAAGATAATGGGCCATGTCCTTTGATAGCAATTCTTAATGTTCTTTCACTAAGAGGAGACCTTGAAATCAATGACTCCATTCCATTGATAACTCATGATGGTTTACTCGAAACCATTGGTTCCCATTTATTtgaaaccaaaaaaaat taTGAAGATTCTATTGAACAATTTaattatgaaattaaaataaatgattctATTAATGCATTACCATCAATGATATCAGGTCTAAATCTTGATGTTAAATTTACTGG aATTAAGGATTTTGACTCATCATGCGATATGagtatttttcaaatattaaatatagaACTAGTTCATGGTTGGTTAGTTGAACCACAAGATGTTGAATTAGCATCAATTATTGGAGATTTAACTTATAATCAATTGACTGAAAAAATTTGTAACCCAAAATTAGAAGAAGATTTCttaaatgatattgatttaacaaaaatggatattaatagtaataataataacaataataataataataataataataataataataataataatataaacaatttaaatggtaaaaataatttaaggAATTTATATACTGACAGtgtaaaatataaaaataatccaatAAAATCAAGTGGTGAAGATTTATTTTGtcaatataaaatcaaacaatttttaaatgatacaTCATCTCAACTATCATACCATGGTCTTTATGAATTACATTCAAATCTTAAAGATAATGAATTGGTTATATTCTTTAgaaataatcattttaatacattattaaaaaagaatcaaactTTATATATGCTAATTACCGATGAAGGTTATATTAATGAACCAATTATTTGGGAAAAGTTAGAACAA atTGATGGGGACACTGAATATGTAAAGTCAGATTTTACAAAATATGTTAAAGAAGATTTATATTCAaattatgataatattaatgaaatatGTGAAGGAAttaacagtaataataatagcaatagcaatagcaataataatattaataataataatataagtTCAGCtcataataatgtaaatacaGAAGCAATGACCGATGAAGAACTTGCACACTATTTGAGTAGCCAAGAAAATGCTCAAAACTTGGATTCAGATTTTGTAGTGGCACTTCAACTACAAAATCAAGAAAACTCTAGAGCTGGTTATAgaaaacaatcaaaacaaaaggaaaagaaagaaaactCTCCAACTCAAAAGAAAGAAAGTAAAATGTGTAAAACTCAATAG
- the rasC gene encoding Ras GTPase produces the protein MSKLLKLVIVGDGGVGKSALTIQLTQNQFIAEYDPTIENSYRKQVNIDEEVYMLDILDTAGQEEYSAMRDQYIRSGRGFLIVYSIISRASFEAVTTFREQILRVKDLSTYPIVIIGNKADLPDKDRKVPPMEGKELAKSFGAPFLETSAKSRVNVEEAFFTLVREIKRWNQNPQNEEMLPPKKRGCIIL, from the exons AtgtcaaaattattaaaattagttatcgttggtgatggtggtgttggtaaaTCGGCACTTACTATTCAATTAACACAAAATCAATTCATTGCTGAATATGATCCAACTATAG AAAACTCTTATCGTAAACAAGTAAACATTGATGAAGAAGTTTACATGTTAGATATTTTAGATACAGCCGGTCAAGA AGAGTATAGCGCTATGAGAGATCAATATATTAGATCAGGTAGaggatttttaattgtttacaGTATTATATCAAGAGCAAGTTTTGAAGCTGTTACAACATTCCGTGAACAAATTTTAAGAGTTAAGGATCTCTCAACCTATCCTATCGTAATCATTGGAAATAAAGCAGATTTACCAGACAAAGATAGAAAAGTACCACCAATGGAGGGTAAGGAGTTAGCAAAAAGTTTTGGTGCACCATTTTTAGAAACATCAGCCAAATCTAGAGTAAACGTTGAAGAGGCCTTCTTTACCCTCgttagagaaattaaaagatggaATCAAAATCCACAAAACGAAGAGATGCTCCCACCAAAGAAAAGGGGATGTATTATattgtaa